ctAGGGAAGGTAGAGTGTACGTAGACCTTAATCCTACCTTtaaggtagagagactgtttccggtAAACCCTcggcaatatatatatattcgaatGTATAttgacttttttttatttatgtgtTATTTTAATTATGCAGGAGTGCAGTCAATTGGAGTATGCTATGGGAGAAATGGCAACAATTTACCATCTCCTCAAGATGTCATAAATCTTTATAAAGATAATGGCATAACAAACTTGAGAATTTATGATCCAAATCCTGAAGTACTCAATGCTCTTAGAGGTAGTAACGTTGAAATAATTCTTGACATTCCCAATTACAATCTTCAAGCCTTAACAGATCCAAATGCAGCTACAAATTGGGTACATACCAATATTATTAACTATTTTCCAAGTGTTAAAATCAAATATATAGCTGCTGGAAATGAAGTTTCTCCAGGATTTCCTCAAACAGCTCAATTTGCTCCTTTTATTCTCCCTGCTATGCATAATGTACAACGAGCATTAGCAGCTTATGGGGTACAAAACCAAATAAAGGTCTCAACGGTCATGTATTCGGGTGTTTTAACGAATACCTACCCTCCTTGGAACGCGATTTTTCGCGATGACCTAAAGGGTTTCATCGTCCCGATAGTGCAATTCCTGGCACAGAATGACTCTCCGTTGTTAGCGAATATTTACCCTTACTTCGCGTATCGAGGTGACCCGGCCCATGTTGCACTCCCTTATGCACTATTTACCCAACCGGGAGCGGATCCCGGGTCGGGTTATCATAACTTGTTTGATGCTATGTTGGATGCACAATATTATGCCCTTGAGAAAGCCGATGGAAATAACATAGAAATTGTTGTTGCTGAAAGTGGATGGCCTTCTGATGGTGGATTTGGAGCAAGTATGGAAAATGCTAGAACTTATTATATAAATTTGAATAATCATGTGAAATTAGGAGGAGGAACTCCACATAAGCCTGGAAAAGTTATAGAAACTTATTTGTTCGCTATGTTTGATGAAAATTTGAAGGAAGGAGATGAGACTGAGAAACATTATGGAGTGTTTTATCCTAATAAAGCTAAGAAGTATAATATTAACTTCCAATAGGGaaggttttttttgtttttaattatGTATTAGTATAGGATAGAAAGACATATTAAAGACTCAATTCATGACTAGCTTGATCTAGTCAAAATATTGTTCTTGCTAAATATATGGCTGCAAGCTTAATTATATGAAATCCCTTCTCTCTCTCTAA
The Nicotiana sylvestris chromosome 11, ASM39365v2, whole genome shotgun sequence DNA segment above includes these coding regions:
- the LOC104221136 gene encoding glucan endo-1,3-beta-glucosidase, acidic-like is translated as FNSSTMAILLLVALLPNLLILGVQSIGVCYGRNGNNLPSPQDVINLYKDNGITNLRIYDPNPEVLNALRGSNVEIILDIPNYNLQALTDPNAATNWVHTNIINYFPSVKIKYIAAGNEVSPGFPQTAQFAPFILPAMHNVQRALAAYGVQNQIKVSTVMYSGVLTNTYPPWNAIFRDDLKGFIVPIVQFLAQNDSPLLANIYPYFAYRGDPAHVALPYALFTQPGADPGSGYHNLFDAMLDAQYYALEKADGNNIEIVVAESGWPSDGGFGASMENARTYYINLNNHVKLGGGTPHKPGKVIETYLFAMFDENLKEGDETEKHYGVFYPNKAKKYNINFQ